GGGCGATGACGGCGGCGACGCCGAACCCGCGGCGCGGGGTGAGCGCGGCCATGACGAGGCCGAGGCCGGCGAAGAGCAGCGACAGCAGCAGAACGGACACCAGTCCCTGCCCGAATCCCTTGGTCTGGTCGGCGAAGTCGAACTTCGCCAGGAGCGCGCCGATCCACATGATGAACAGCGGGGTGGCGGTGAGGACGAACAGGGCCGAGGCCATGGCCGCGAACTTGGCCACGACGTAGTCGACGCGCTCGATGGGCCGCGAGAAGTAGAGCGGCACCGTCTTGAAGCGCAGGTCCCGCGAGACGGTCTGCGGTGCCTGCGCGGCGAGGAAGAGATAGATGACCACCTGGGTGTACAGGGCGTACGCCGTGTACTTGATCGGGAGGTCGGTGGAGCCGGGCAGGTTGATGGCGACCGCGACGAGGATCAGCGCGGGGACGCACATCAC
This genomic window from Streptomyces sp. NBC_01351 contains:
- a CDS encoding ABC transporter permease produces the protein MAPDTSTQIHNIGYRPYDGPRLGRGYARKSLFSQSLRGAYGLGRSAKSKVLPMILFAVMCVPALILVAVAINLPGSTDLPIKYTAYALYTQVVIYLFLAAQAPQTVSRDLRFKTVPLYFSRPIERVDYVVAKFAAMASALFVLTATPLFIMWIGALLAKFDFADQTKGFGQGLVSVLLLSLLFAGLGLVMAALTPRRGFGVAAVIALLLIPYGAVTAVQGVAFATGNAGAIEWMGLFSPITLIDGLQTAFLGASSAFPEGHGPSAGVGVAYLLVILGLIAGSYAALMARYRKAGL